The region CGCTCGACCCGTTCACGCTGACCGACGAGCTCCTCGCACGCGGGTGGTACGTCCAGCCGCAGCTGTCGCACGCCGACGACGGGCCGAGCATCCACCTGTCGGTCAGCGCGGGCACCCTCGCGCACGTCGACGAGCTCGCGACCGCGCTCGCGGAGTCGGTCGCCGCCGCCGTGGCGGCCGGCCCGGTCTCCGTCGACCCGGGCGTGGTCGCCTTCATCGAGGCGCTGGACCCGGCCGCGCTGGGCGACGACGACTTCGACGGGCTGCTCGCCGCGTCGGGGCTGGTGGGTGCGTCGGCGGACGGGGAGCTCGAGCTGCCGACCCGGATGGCCGAGGTCAACGCGATGCTCGACGTGGCCTCGCCCGCCATGCGGGAGGCCCTGCTGGTGGCGTTCCTCGACCGGCTGCAGCGGCCGTCGCGGGGGGAGCGCTGATGAGCTCCTTGACGGGACTGGTCGACTCGGGTCGGATGGCGGCGGACTGGGCCGCCGCGCTGGAGCCGGTCGACGACCAGGTCGCCGCGATGGGCCGATTCCTCCGCGACGAGGAGGCCGCCGGTCGCGGCTACCAGCCCGGCGCCGAGCGGATCTTCCGGGCGTTCGAGCGCCCGCTCGCCGACGTCCGCGTCCTGGTGGTCGGGCAGGACCCCTACCCGAACCCGTCGCACCCGATCGGGCTGAGCTTCGCCGTCGAGCGGCACGTGTGGCCGCTCCCGCCGAGCCTGCTCAACATCTACGTCGAGCTCCGCGACGACCTCGGCATCGTGCCGCCCAGGCACGGCGACCTCTCCGCGTGGGCCGACCAGGGCGTGATGCTGCTCAACAGGTCGCTCACCGTCCGGCCCGGCGACTCCAACAGCCACCAGGGCAAGGGCTGGGAGGCCGTCACCGAGCGCGCGATCACCGCCCTCGCCGAGCGCGGCGGACCGTGCGTGGCGATCCTCTGGGGCAGCCACGCGAAGAACCTCAAGCCGTTGCTCGGGTCGATCCCGTGGGTCGAGTCGGTGCACCCCTCCCCGCTCAGCGCGCGGCGCGGCTTCTTCGGGTCGAAGCCCTTCAGCCAGGTCAACCGGCTGCTCGAGGAGCAGGGTGCCGCGCCCGTCGACTGGACGCTGCCGGCCTACGACGACGTACCTCCACGCTGACCTCCACGGGCAGCCGGTCGATTGCCATCAGCCCGCTTCGGGAATATAGTTGAATTCCGGACTATTGAGGTGACCATGACTGACTCCATGCCTGCGCTCTACATCGGCCATGGCGCGCCGCCGCTGCTCGACGACCCGATCTGGTCGGGGCAGCTGGCCGCCTGGGCGAAGGACCTTCCCCGCCCCAAGGCGATCCTCATCGTCTCCGCGCACTGGGAGTCGGCCCCCGTGAGCCTGACGGCCAGCGGTGCGCCGCTGGTCTACGACTTCGGCGGGTTCGCGCCGAAGTACTACCAGATGACCTACGAGACGCCCGACGCCACGGCGCTGGCGCAGCGGGTCGCGGCGATGATGCCGACCGGCGAGCCCGTGCACCAGCACGTCTCGCGCGGCCTCGACCACGGCGCCTGGGTGCCGCTGAAGATCATGTACCCCGAGGCCGACATCCCGGTCCTGCAGATGTCGCTGCCCACCGACGACCCGCACCGGCTGATGAGGCTCGGCGAGCGGCTGCGTCCGCTCCGCGAGGAGGGCGTGCTCATCATCGGCTCCGGCTTCCTCACCCACGGCCTGCCGTTCCTCAAGGAGTTCCGCATCGACGCGGCCGCTCCGGGGTGGTCCACGGACTTCGACCTCTGGGCGGCCGAGGCGCTCGCCCGCGGTGACGTGGACACCCTGTCGGACTACCGGGCGAAGGCGCCCGGCATGCCGTACGCCCACCCGACCGTCGAGCACTACACGCCGCTGTTCGTGACGCTGGGCGCCGCGACCGCCGCCGACGTACCCGGCATCCAGGTGATCGACGGCTACTGGATGGGCCTGTCCAAGCGGTCCCTGCAGGTGGCCTGACCGCGCGGGACTACCCTCGGGACGTGCGCGTCCTCTCGATCCAGTCCCACGTCGCCTACGGCCACGTCGGCAACTCCGCAGCCGTCTTCCCGCTCCAGCGCCTCGGTCACGAGGTGTGGCCGGTCCTCACGGTGAACTTCTCCAACCACACCGGGTACGGCGA is a window of Nocardioides oleivorans DNA encoding:
- a CDS encoding uracil-DNA glycosylase, yielding MSSLTGLVDSGRMAADWAAALEPVDDQVAAMGRFLRDEEAAGRGYQPGAERIFRAFERPLADVRVLVVGQDPYPNPSHPIGLSFAVERHVWPLPPSLLNIYVELRDDLGIVPPRHGDLSAWADQGVMLLNRSLTVRPGDSNSHQGKGWEAVTERAITALAERGGPCVAILWGSHAKNLKPLLGSIPWVESVHPSPLSARRGFFGSKPFSQVNRLLEEQGAAPVDWTLPAYDDVPPR
- a CDS encoding dioxygenase → MTDSMPALYIGHGAPPLLDDPIWSGQLAAWAKDLPRPKAILIVSAHWESAPVSLTASGAPLVYDFGGFAPKYYQMTYETPDATALAQRVAAMMPTGEPVHQHVSRGLDHGAWVPLKIMYPEADIPVLQMSLPTDDPHRLMRLGERLRPLREEGVLIIGSGFLTHGLPFLKEFRIDAAAPGWSTDFDLWAAEALARGDVDTLSDYRAKAPGMPYAHPTVEHYTPLFVTLGAATAADVPGIQVIDGYWMGLSKRSLQVA